One window of the Phycisphaerae bacterium genome contains the following:
- a CDS encoding ATP-binding protein, translating to MRFLFETYKSHHNEGIAAHKAGDYPNARMHYLMAAKYLCSLARETDAEFKQERLNKAQRLIDIAEELENKSQMTADKHKSTQIKTVDDEEVETKADKWIVTNPPKTSFNDVAGLEDVKKVIQLRVIYPLQHPEITQKFRKRAGGGVLLYGPPGTGKTMIARAIACELDAAFMSVKCSDIMSKWVGSAEKNVCELFSAAKKYPRCVIFMDETEAIVAKRGGDSTVMNRVIPEFLSQVDGLEKRENMLLLLGATNRPWDMDEAALRPGRFDELIYVPLPDVKARLKMIEDNFKDVPKAEDINVDILAEHLEGFSGADIKGFTEAVTDLPYQRQIDTGDEQIVTAEDIEKALQKARPSVDAKILTKYEIYRQNRSGD from the coding sequence ATGCGATTTTTGTTCGAGACATATAAGAGTCATCATAATGAAGGAATAGCGGCCCATAAGGCAGGGGACTATCCCAATGCGAGGATGCACTATCTTATGGCGGCTAAATACCTCTGCTCTCTTGCAAGAGAAACTGATGCGGAATTCAAGCAGGAACGATTAAATAAAGCACAGCGTCTTATCGATATCGCTGAAGAATTAGAAAACAAATCGCAGATGACAGCAGATAAACACAAATCAACTCAGATAAAGACTGTTGATGATGAAGAGGTTGAAACGAAAGCGGATAAATGGATAGTAACTAATCCACCAAAGACCAGCTTTAACGATGTGGCAGGGCTGGAAGATGTTAAAAAGGTGATTCAATTAAGGGTTATATATCCGCTGCAACATCCGGAAATTACGCAGAAGTTTAGGAAGAGAGCCGGCGGCGGTGTTTTGCTTTATGGCCCGCCGGGAACGGGAAAGACGATGATTGCCCGCGCTATCGCCTGCGAATTAGACGCTGCGTTTATGAGCGTAAAATGCAGCGATATTATGAGCAAATGGGTAGGCTCTGCCGAAAAGAATGTTTGCGAATTATTCAGTGCGGCTAAAAAGTATCCGCGATGTGTAATTTTTATGGATGAGACAGAGGCCATTGTCGCCAAACGCGGCGGCGATTCAACGGTTATGAACCGTGTCATTCCGGAATTTCTCTCACAGGTCGATGGTCTTGAAAAACGGGAGAATATGCTGCTGCTTCTGGGAGCGACAAATCGACCGTGGGATATGGACGAGGCGGCACTTCGGCCGGGCAGGTTCGATGAACTGATTTATGTTCCTCTGCCGGATGTTAAGGCAAGGCTAAAAATGATTGAAGACAATTTTAAAGATGTACCAAAGGCCGAGGATATAAACGTTGACATACTTGCAGAGCATCTTGAAGGTTTCTCCGGCGCAGATATTAAAGGATTTACCGAAGCGGTAACTGATTTGCCGTATCAAAGACAGATTGATACCGGCGATGAGCAAATCGTAACCGCAGAAGATATCGAAAAGGCACTGCAAAAAGCAAGGCCGAGCGTAGATGCGAAAATACTCACAAAGTATGAAATTTATCGGCAAAACCGAAGTGGAGACTAA
- the galA gene encoding beta-galactosidase GalA produces the protein MKPQSISIKLIISLIVCFTCITGASTAAENPRQHLLMDFNWRFHPGHNSDINKDFEFGKQCMFGKATTWLKVNKDDFNDSDWESINLPHDWVVELPFDPCAEINHGFKPVGRNFPTNTIGWYRKTFDIPKEDEGKRMLLEFDGVFRDCYVWLNDFLLGRNFSGYNSFSFDVTDNIKYGDKNVLVVRADVTNQEGWFYEGGGIYRHVWLTKTNPVHIARWGTFVTSDIKDSNATINVQTKVINENNGTAVVELQSFIEDADGKNIAEITIANNTVEPWNQSQLSCKIKIKDTKLWSLESPYLYKLVSVVKQNGKIVDRYETPFGIRTISFDADKGFFLNGKKIFLKGTCNHQDHAGVGSALPDHIQYYRIKQLKEMGCNAYRTSHNPPTPELLEACDKLGMLVMDETRTMGSSPEVLGQLESMILRDRNHPCVVMWSLGNEEGSIQGNDYGLRIGKTMLRTVKNLDSTRPITMAMNGGYGKGMTDVVDIQGFNYNHQNIDAFRKAHPKMPILMSEDASTLCTRGIYQNDETKGYVVAYDANGPRWGYNAMDCLKFYAERPWIMGTFIWTGFDYRGEPTPYRWPCISSHFGIMDTCGYPKDNFYYYQAWWGDKTVLHILPHWNWAGKEGQDIDVRCLTNCSEVELFLNGKSLGRQSVVEYGDARWKVKYVPGTLLVKGYKDGKEIAQAKVETAGAPAKISLIPDCASINADGEDVSMVRVEIRDANDRICSPADNLVKFEISENGKIIGVGNGDPSSHESDRASQRKVFNGLAQVIVQSGKTAGDIKLTAQSDGLGQTDIIIKAQQCPLRPAVP, from the coding sequence ATGAAGCCGCAATCAATTTCCATAAAACTGATTATTTCGCTAATCGTATGTTTTACCTGCATAACAGGAGCCAGTACCGCTGCAGAAAATCCGCGTCAGCATTTATTAATGGATTTTAACTGGCGGTTCCACCCTGGCCACAACTCAGACATAAATAAAGATTTTGAATTTGGCAAACAATGCATGTTCGGCAAAGCCACCACTTGGCTCAAAGTTAACAAAGATGATTTTAATGACAGTGATTGGGAATCAATCAATCTGCCGCACGATTGGGTTGTTGAACTGCCATTCGACCCGTGCGCAGAGATAAATCATGGTTTCAAACCTGTTGGCAGAAATTTCCCTACAAACACAATCGGCTGGTATCGAAAAACATTCGACATACCCAAAGAAGATGAAGGCAAAAGAATGTTGCTCGAATTTGATGGCGTTTTCCGTGATTGTTATGTCTGGCTGAACGATTTCCTCCTCGGCAGAAATTTCAGCGGCTATAACAGCTTCAGTTTCGATGTTACCGATAATATAAAATATGGCGACAAAAACGTGCTTGTCGTGCGCGCTGATGTCACAAATCAGGAAGGCTGGTTCTATGAAGGCGGCGGCATTTACCGCCACGTCTGGCTGACAAAAACCAATCCTGTTCATATTGCCCGCTGGGGAACTTTCGTTACGTCTGATATAAAAGATTCTAACGCGACAATAAATGTGCAGACTAAAGTTATTAATGAAAACAATGGAACAGCAGTTGTCGAACTGCAATCTTTTATTGAGGATGCCGACGGGAAAAATATCGCTGAAATTACCATCGCAAACAATACTGTCGAACCGTGGAATCAGAGTCAATTATCCTGCAAAATTAAAATCAAAGACACAAAATTATGGTCTCTCGAATCGCCATATCTTTATAAACTCGTATCAGTCGTAAAACAAAACGGCAAAATAGTTGACCGTTATGAAACGCCATTTGGAATACGAACGATTTCTTTCGATGCCGACAAAGGTTTCTTCCTGAACGGCAAAAAAATATTCTTAAAAGGAACCTGCAATCATCAGGACCACGCAGGGGTAGGCTCGGCTCTGCCCGACCATATCCAGTATTATCGCATCAAACAGCTTAAGGAAATGGGCTGCAATGCCTACCGAACTTCACATAACCCGCCGACTCCTGAACTTCTTGAAGCCTGTGATAAGTTAGGAATGCTCGTTATGGACGAGACTCGAACGATGGGCTCATCTCCGGAGGTACTCGGTCAGCTTGAAAGTATGATTCTGCGCGACCGCAATCATCCGTGTGTAGTTATGTGGTCGCTCGGCAATGAGGAAGGAAGTATTCAGGGCAACGACTACGGCCTGCGAATCGGGAAAACAATGTTAAGAACCGTCAAAAATCTTGACTCTACCCGACCTATAACAATGGCGATGAACGGCGGATACGGCAAAGGTATGACGGATGTCGTTGATATTCAGGGATTCAATTATAATCATCAGAATATAGACGCGTTCAGAAAAGCTCATCCGAAAATGCCGATTCTTATGTCGGAAGACGCCAGCACATTATGCACGCGCGGTATTTATCAGAATGACGAAACAAAAGGATACGTCGTTGCTTACGACGCAAACGGCCCGAGATGGGGTTATAACGCGATGGATTGCCTGAAATTTTACGCCGAGCGTCCATGGATTATGGGCACATTTATCTGGACCGGCTTCGATTATCGCGGCGAACCGACGCCTTATCGCTGGCCGTGTATCAGTTCGCATTTCGGCATTATGGATACCTGCGGCTATCCGAAAGATAATTTCTATTACTATCAGGCATGGTGGGGCGATAAAACGGTGCTGCATATACTGCCGCACTGGAACTGGGCCGGAAAAGAAGGGCAGGATATCGACGTGCGGTGCCTGACTAATTGCAGCGAAGTGGAATTATTTCTTAACGGCAAAAGTCTTGGCAGACAATCTGTCGTCGAATACGGCGATGCGCGATGGAAAGTTAAATATGTCCCCGGCACACTTCTTGTGAAAGGATATAAGGATGGCAAGGAAATAGCTCAGGCCAAAGTCGAAACTGCCGGTGCGCCTGCGAAAATATCGCTGATTCCGGATTGCGCATCGATTAACGCCGATGGCGAAGATGTCTCGATGGTGCGGGTTGAGATACGCGATGCGAATGATAGAATCTGTTCGCCGGCCGACAACCTGGTGAAATTTGAAATAAGCGAAAATGGAAAAATCATCGGCGTAGGCAACGGCGACCCGAGCAGCCACGAATCGGATAGAGCTTCTCAAAGAAAAGTATTTAACGGCCTGGCTCAGGTAATTGTCCAGTCTGGAAAAACCGCCGGCGATATAAAACTCACAGCTCAAAGCGATGGCCTGGGGCAGACTGATATAATTATTAAAGCTCAGCAGTGCCCGCTGCGTCCGGCAGTTCCATAA
- a CDS encoding glycosyl hydrolase 53 family protein, with product MAVKPYIFVAIMICCITQALDAKEFYIGADISAITVLEKQGAVYREKGKPKDLIAILKDNGFNSVRLRLFVNPNGTGGVTNDLPYTLALAKRAKAGGMKLLLNFHYSDTWADPQQQIKPKAWENMPFEELKQTVQTYSASVMKAFKKENVLPDIVQIGNEITPGMLWPDGKVSEKYDTEAQWEKFTSLLKAGIAGVRSVVPDPNLKIMIHIDQGGKKSVSQWFFGNLNKYQVSYDIIAVSYYPWWHGTIENLRENLHYIAAELKKDVVVVEAAYPHTKNVDWHGHPPAQKLEFSLTPKGQYDMLRTVAKTVRQTPDNHGIGVYYWFPESVPVGKQRSWMSGACALFNSKGNALPGIRAFRDAADSAVKKAK from the coding sequence ATGGCTGTGAAACCTTATATTTTTGTGGCGATTATGATTTGTTGTATTACGCAGGCTCTTGACGCGAAAGAATTTTACATCGGCGCCGATATTTCAGCGATTACTGTGCTTGAAAAACAGGGAGCGGTGTATCGTGAAAAGGGCAAGCCGAAAGACCTGATAGCTATTTTGAAGGATAACGGGTTCAACAGCGTTCGGCTGCGTCTATTCGTGAATCCCAACGGAACAGGCGGCGTTACCAACGACCTGCCTTATACCCTCGCACTTGCAAAAAGAGCCAAAGCCGGCGGTATGAAGCTGCTGCTGAATTTTCACTACTCAGATACATGGGCAGACCCGCAGCAGCAGATAAAACCAAAAGCGTGGGAAAATATGCCTTTTGAAGAACTGAAACAAACCGTGCAAACCTATAGCGCTTCTGTTATGAAGGCATTCAAAAAAGAAAATGTGCTTCCCGATATTGTGCAGATTGGCAACGAAATTACACCCGGTATGCTTTGGCCGGATGGAAAAGTCAGTGAAAAATACGACACTGAAGCTCAATGGGAAAAATTTACATCTTTGCTCAAGGCCGGCATCGCAGGCGTCCGAAGTGTTGTTCCTGACCCTAATCTTAAAATAATGATTCATATCGACCAGGGCGGCAAGAAAAGCGTCAGTCAATGGTTTTTCGGCAATCTCAATAAGTATCAGGTTTCTTATGATATTATTGCTGTAAGTTATTATCCATGGTGGCACGGGACGATTGAAAATCTGCGAGAAAATCTTCATTACATTGCCGCAGAACTGAAAAAAGATGTGGTAGTTGTAGAAGCGGCATATCCGCATACCAAAAATGTCGATTGGCACGGTCATCCGCCGGCCCAAAAACTGGAATTTTCGCTGACGCCGAAGGGGCAGTATGATATGCTTCGCACCGTTGCGAAAACAGTGCGCCAAACCCCGGATAATCACGGCATCGGAGTATATTATTGGTTTCCTGAGTCTGTACCCGTTGGGAAACAGAGAAGCTGGATGTCAGGTGCTTGTGCTCTGTTTAATTCCAAAGGAAATGCACTGCCCGGCATTCGCGCCTTCAGGGATGCTGCCGATTCAGCCGTTAAAAAAGCAAAATAA
- a CDS encoding beta-galactosidase, whose product MITPKIPKIIFGGDYFPEQWPQEIWKEDIRLMKQANVNMVSIAIFTGAVIQPDEDTYNFDWLDKVMNLIAENGIYACLATSTAAPPVWLACKYDDVLPVRETGLRFDYGHRQAYCINSPSYRKFVRNLAEKMAVRYKGHKALALWHINNEYANKNDMCFCKNCEKGFRQWLKKKYGTIDRLNEVWGTIFWGERYSCWEHINTPKASTGSRNSTKLLDYKRFLSESFFTLYLEEYNVLRKITPNMPITTNFEGDWRKFDHSLFKDHMDVVSWNCYPDPANPDSRKWVALRHSMMRSLLGRPFMLMEQAPSQVDWYPVNINKPPGLMRLWSYQALAHGSDSIMYFQWRSSKKGAERYHSGMVPHFGEDSRVFKEICGLGSELDKAKDIVGSDIDSKVAIVMDNDSWWAVDNPYGSAGSKSLDNETFWNANAQPFPTVLVSYFGELEYYFNALYDMNIPVDVIGVNYDFSKYKIVIAPLLHMIKPGFKEAVESFVKKGGIFITTYFTGLIDESVGVYLGGYPGPLKDVMGIKVEEYNPLPPGGKNIMSTTDAIKGFKKQYDCSVWADVIHTTSAKVLATFVNDYYAGSPCITENKFGSGKAYYVGTRPDKDFMKDFLTNILKEQKIDMSDLPQEVEMMTRSKNGKSYCFYMNHGVTEKTIKLPSGRYEDILSGEIVERNLTLSKYGVSILVAK is encoded by the coding sequence ATGATAACGCCTAAAATACCAAAGATCATATTTGGCGGAGATTACTTTCCGGAACAATGGCCGCAGGAAATCTGGAAAGAAGACATTCGCTTAATGAAACAAGCCAATGTAAATATGGTCAGCATTGCCATTTTTACAGGGGCGGTCATTCAGCCTGATGAAGATACTTATAACTTTGACTGGCTGGATAAGGTGATGAACCTTATAGCGGAAAATGGTATTTATGCCTGTCTGGCAACTTCCACCGCGGCTCCTCCTGTGTGGCTGGCCTGTAAGTATGACGATGTTCTACCGGTCAGAGAGACAGGGTTAAGGTTCGACTATGGCCATCGGCAGGCGTACTGCATCAACAGCCCCAGTTACAGAAAATTTGTTCGTAATTTAGCCGAAAAAATGGCCGTTCGTTACAAGGGCCATAAGGCATTGGCTTTGTGGCATATCAATAACGAGTATGCAAACAAAAACGATATGTGTTTTTGTAAAAACTGCGAAAAAGGTTTTCGCCAGTGGCTGAAGAAAAAGTACGGGACTATTGACAGGCTGAACGAAGTCTGGGGCACTATTTTCTGGGGAGAAAGGTACTCCTGCTGGGAACATATAAATACGCCCAAGGCAAGTACCGGTTCGAGAAATTCCACAAAGCTGCTTGATTATAAAAGATTTTTAAGCGAAAGCTTTTTCACGCTGTATTTGGAAGAATACAATGTTCTCAGAAAAATTACGCCGAATATGCCTATTACCACTAATTTTGAAGGGGACTGGCGTAAATTTGACCACTCGTTGTTCAAAGACCATATGGATGTTGTTTCGTGGAACTGTTACCCTGACCCGGCTAATCCTGATTCTCGCAAATGGGTTGCTCTTCGGCATTCTATGATGCGTTCTTTGCTGGGCAGGCCGTTTATGCTTATGGAGCAGGCACCTTCGCAGGTTGACTGGTACCCGGTGAATATTAATAAACCTCCGGGCCTGATGCGGCTCTGGAGTTATCAGGCGCTTGCTCACGGCTCCGATTCGATAATGTATTTCCAGTGGCGCTCTTCCAAAAAAGGCGCTGAAAGATACCACAGCGGGATGGTTCCGCATTTCGGCGAAGATTCGAGAGTGTTTAAGGAAATATGCGGCTTAGGCAGCGAACTGGATAAAGCGAAAGATATTGTCGGCTCCGATATCGATTCTAAAGTTGCTATCGTTATGGATAACGATTCATGGTGGGCGGTTGATAATCCGTACGGCTCTGCAGGAAGCAAGTCGCTCGATAATGAAACTTTCTGGAATGCCAACGCTCAGCCTTTCCCAACGGTGCTGGTCAGTTATTTCGGCGAACTTGAATACTATTTTAATGCTCTGTATGATATGAATATTCCGGTCGATGTTATTGGCGTTAATTATGATTTCTCGAAATATAAAATCGTTATCGCTCCGCTTCTGCATATGATTAAGCCGGGCTTTAAAGAAGCAGTGGAGAGTTTTGTGAAAAAAGGCGGCATCTTTATTACCACTTATTTTACAGGACTGATTGACGAATCGGTGGGCGTATATCTTGGCGGCTATCCCGGTCCGCTGAAAGATGTTATGGGTATTAAAGTTGAGGAGTATAATCCGTTGCCGCCGGGCGGGAAAAACATAATGAGCACGACCGATGCGATAAAGGGCTTTAAAAAGCAATATGACTGTTCAGTATGGGCTGATGTCATCCATACGACAAGTGCTAAGGTTTTGGCAACGTTTGTGAATGATTATTATGCCGGCAGTCCCTGTATTACGGAAAATAAGTTCGGCAGTGGAAAAGCCTACTATGTGGGCACAAGGCCGGATAAAGATTTTATGAAAGATTTTCTGACGAATATTTTAAAAGAACAGAAGATTGATATGTCTGATTTGCCGCAGGAAGTTGAAATGATGACAAGGTCCAAAAATGGCAAGTCCTATTGTTTTTATATGAATCATGGAGTAACTGAAAAGACAATAAAACTGCCTTCGGGCAGATATGAGGATATTCTTTCCGGTGAAATTGTCGAAAGAAATTTGACTTTATCGAAATATGGTGTATCTATTTTGGTAGCGAAGTAA
- the gnpA gene encoding 1,3-beta-galactosyl-N-acetylhexosamine phosphorylase, which translates to MSGKGNLTGHFTLPAQKGMDKEVQMLCKKWGADAIRDSDGTTLSPEILNLGHEVYSTICLIRADQQWAQAHPDQCQQKYLMSFPVTSQNGGELRIKIQKGYSHEQFKIDSKHDPKKYWEVIDRTIGQVVSISNWRYLESSQEVLIRNADKWHIYTVNFLVYQIWETTSMYNYITNNWTGEHQMGVDPRQPQTYKHLLEYLDQWLQSHSKTDVVRFTSMMYQFPLIKNENRETIYLEWTGYMDAMSALAMDEFEKEKGYRLRSEDIVDEGYFNNSCRVPKPEFLDWMGFVQKFVRGYTKQCVEMVHKYGKKAVLFFCDHWIGTEPYMEGFEDLGFDGIIGPCLSGVELRRITDVPGNAIKEVRLYPYFFEVNLQDEPVFKDGGDPVKECKKWWKGIRRALLRRCADRIGFGGYLDLAMKYPDFIDYVGQLADEFRTVLDRTKKTPAYNIGKKVAVLDVWGKLRSWMHNENWPQGHIPECLCGLPVEVEFISFDDIRKNGISDDIGIIINWGRANSAWSGGENWIDIDIVEKIRQWVHKGGGFIGVEDPTAYEYQGRCFQLADVLGVQKETGNTLGWGKNIKPAVSKTHFILEDAAGNIDFGVSNSAVYLNSVKAELLAGNPDKVLLSTHTFGKGKAVYLADYKHNPENIRMVHRAILWAAGLENKLKIWFSSNYNTDCAYYPEVKEFVVMNNTDVAQKTTVYNAEGKSGDVSLKPMEIRWFTLDQINQNCTGSK; encoded by the coding sequence ATGAGCGGCAAGGGCAATTTAACCGGTCATTTTACTCTTCCAGCCCAGAAGGGGATGGACAAAGAAGTCCAGATGTTATGCAAAAAATGGGGTGCTGACGCTATCCGTGACAGCGACGGGACTACTCTATCGCCGGAAATACTCAATCTGGGCCATGAGGTTTATTCCACTATTTGTCTTATCAGGGCAGACCAGCAATGGGCCCAAGCTCATCCGGACCAGTGCCAGCAAAAATATCTTATGTCCTTTCCCGTAACCAGCCAAAACGGCGGAGAATTAAGGATTAAAATCCAAAAGGGCTACAGCCATGAGCAGTTTAAAATAGACAGCAAACATGACCCCAAAAAGTATTGGGAAGTTATCGACAGAACTATCGGCCAGGTTGTAAGCATAAGTAATTGGCGATACCTGGAGTCGAGCCAGGAAGTTCTTATACGGAATGCGGACAAATGGCATATTTATACGGTTAATTTTCTCGTTTACCAGATTTGGGAAACGACGTCCATGTACAATTATATTACCAATAATTGGACGGGCGAACATCAAATGGGAGTGGACCCTCGCCAGCCGCAAACATATAAGCATTTGCTGGAGTACCTTGACCAGTGGCTTCAATCACATTCCAAAACGGATGTCGTACGCTTTACATCCATGATGTACCAGTTTCCACTGATTAAAAATGAGAACAGGGAAACGATATATCTCGAATGGACCGGATACATGGACGCGATGAGCGCCCTGGCGATGGACGAATTTGAAAAAGAAAAAGGCTACCGGCTGCGAAGTGAGGATATCGTTGATGAAGGTTACTTTAATAATTCCTGCAGAGTTCCAAAACCGGAATTCCTTGACTGGATGGGATTTGTTCAAAAGTTTGTAAGAGGCTACACGAAGCAATGCGTGGAAATGGTTCATAAGTACGGCAAGAAAGCTGTGCTGTTCTTCTGCGACCATTGGATTGGAACAGAGCCCTATATGGAAGGATTTGAAGATCTCGGATTCGATGGAATAATCGGGCCCTGCCTGAGCGGTGTCGAACTGAGGAGAATTACAGATGTTCCCGGAAATGCAATTAAGGAAGTCAGATTGTATCCCTACTTTTTCGAGGTTAATCTTCAGGATGAGCCGGTCTTTAAAGATGGCGGCGACCCGGTTAAGGAATGCAAGAAGTGGTGGAAGGGAATTCGAAGGGCATTGCTGAGGCGCTGCGCGGACCGAATCGGTTTCGGCGGCTATCTGGATCTTGCTATGAAATACCCTGATTTTATCGACTATGTTGGGCAATTAGCCGATGAATTCAGAACCGTATTGGATAGAACAAAAAAAACACCTGCTTATAATATTGGTAAGAAAGTTGCAGTGCTTGACGTCTGGGGGAAATTGCGATCGTGGATGCACAATGAGAATTGGCCGCAGGGACACATTCCGGAGTGTTTGTGCGGATTGCCTGTGGAAGTGGAATTTATCAGCTTCGATGACATACGCAAAAACGGCATCAGCGATGATATCGGTATAATTATTAATTGGGGCAGAGCCAATAGCGCCTGGAGCGGCGGGGAAAATTGGATAGATATCGACATCGTTGAAAAAATCCGGCAGTGGGTCCATAAGGGCGGCGGCTTCATAGGCGTCGAAGACCCAACCGCATATGAATACCAGGGCAGATGTTTCCAGCTTGCCGATGTATTGGGCGTTCAAAAGGAAACAGGAAATACTCTCGGCTGGGGCAAAAATATAAAACCGGCAGTGAGTAAAACACATTTTATTCTTGAAGATGCCGCAGGTAATATCGACTTTGGTGTAAGTAATTCCGCAGTTTACCTTAATAGTGTAAAAGCGGAGTTATTGGCTGGAAATCCGGATAAGGTTCTGTTATCGACTCATACTTTTGGTAAAGGAAAGGCGGTTTACCTGGCGGATTATAAACATAATCCGGAGAATATCAGAATGGTGCACCGGGCGATTTTATGGGCGGCCGGCCTCGAAAATAAGTTGAAAATATGGTTCAGTTCCAATTATAATACGGACTGTGCCTATTATCCGGAGGTTAAGGAATTTGTCGTTATGAATAACACGGATGTCGCCCAGAAAACAACTGTCTATAACGCAGAGGGTAAATCCGGAGATGTTTCTTTGAAACCAATGGAAATAAGATGGTTTACGCTGGACCAGATAAATCAAAATTGTACTGGGTCTAAATGA